A single genomic interval of Lewinellaceae bacterium harbors:
- a CDS encoding S9 family peptidase: MKYQPTFLLPLLLIIACQNEKNEHMKNPTIPVEYPNTEKKEHTDTYGDNAVRDDYHWLEDDRAPEVEDWVVHQNQTTRGYLDKIPFRQAIEDRYRELYDYPKLSSPYRVGDYYFFYKNDGLQNQSVIYVQHGLDGDPEVFIDPNTLSKNGTVAISLAGSSSDDRYLSYLRQEAGSDWAEVHVMEIATRQELPDVIEHVKFSGTTWYKTGFYYCRFPDPDENEKFSAANQYHSVYYHQLGKGQDQDELIYRDEANPNYTMGIDITEDEQYLILTKSSGTDGFETWYRPAEAKSAFIPLFTGFAHKNSVVDHDQDAFLVHTDIDAPKYRLIRVEIKQPEPENWQVIIPESDDLLQGVSSAGGKLFADYLKDVTTRMFQFEKDGSGKKEIQLPGLGSAGGFHGKKDYQELFYTYTSFLYPPTIFLYDIASGASKPFFETPLKYNPDEYTEEQVFYTSKDGTRVPMFLVHKKGLALNGQNPAFLYGYGGFNISLSPYFSPMRILILENDGVFALANLRGGGEYGEEWHRAGMLEKKQNVFDDFIAAAEFLIDTGFTSKDKLAISGGSNGGLLVGAAMTQRPDLFAVAFPAVGVLDMLRYQKFTIGHAWAVEYGSSDDPEQYQYLKAYSPLHNLKDGVHYPATLVTTGDHDDRVVPAHSFKFAARLQEAHQGENPVLIRIETDAGHGAGKPTGKIIEEGADVLSFFFYNTNSPVKYLKG, translated from the coding sequence ATGAAATATCAACCAACGTTCCTTCTGCCCCTGCTGTTGATCATCGCATGTCAAAATGAAAAAAACGAACACATGAAGAATCCAACCATCCCGGTTGAATATCCAAATACTGAAAAGAAGGAACACACCGATACTTATGGTGACAATGCAGTCCGCGATGATTACCATTGGCTGGAAGATGACCGGGCACCGGAGGTAGAAGACTGGGTTGTCCACCAAAACCAAACCACTCGCGGTTATCTGGATAAAATTCCTTTTCGTCAGGCCATCGAAGATCGCTATCGTGAACTGTATGATTATCCCAAATTATCAAGTCCTTACCGCGTTGGTGATTATTATTTTTTCTACAAGAATGACGGGCTGCAGAATCAATCCGTAATCTATGTGCAACATGGCCTGGATGGAGATCCTGAGGTCTTCATTGATCCCAATACGCTGTCAAAAAATGGCACCGTAGCCATATCCCTGGCCGGTTCATCCTCCGACGATCGTTATTTGAGTTATTTGCGTCAGGAAGCCGGATCCGACTGGGCTGAAGTTCATGTCATGGAAATTGCCACCCGTCAGGAGCTTCCGGACGTTATTGAACATGTCAAATTCTCGGGAACAACCTGGTACAAAACTGGATTCTATTACTGTCGTTTCCCCGATCCGGATGAAAATGAGAAGTTCTCAGCAGCCAACCAATATCATTCTGTTTATTACCATCAACTCGGTAAAGGACAGGACCAGGATGAACTCATTTACCGAGATGAAGCAAACCCAAATTATACAATGGGCATTGACATCACGGAGGATGAACAGTATCTGATCCTTACTAAAAGCAGCGGCACGGATGGATTTGAGACCTGGTACCGTCCGGCAGAAGCGAAGAGTGCTTTTATCCCTCTGTTCACCGGGTTTGCTCATAAAAACTCAGTCGTCGATCATGATCAGGACGCCTTCCTGGTCCATACGGATATAGATGCTCCAAAATACCGGTTGATCCGGGTAGAAATCAAACAGCCTGAACCTGAAAACTGGCAGGTAATAATTCCTGAATCCGATGATCTTCTTCAGGGAGTGTCCAGTGCCGGCGGGAAGTTGTTTGCGGATTACCTGAAAGACGTCACCACCAGGATGTTTCAGTTTGAAAAGGATGGCAGTGGAAAAAAAGAAATACAACTACCCGGACTGGGAAGCGCTGGTGGCTTTCATGGAAAGAAAGATTACCAGGAACTTTTCTACACCTATACTTCATTCCTCTATCCACCGACTATTTTCCTGTATGATATCGCCAGCGGGGCCTCCAAGCCATTTTTCGAAACTCCGCTTAAGTATAATCCTGATGAATATACAGAAGAGCAGGTCTTCTACACCAGCAAGGATGGGACCCGGGTACCGATGTTTTTAGTTCACAAAAAGGGACTTGCTCTGAACGGCCAAAATCCGGCCTTCCTTTACGGTTATGGCGGCTTCAATATCTCCCTCTCGCCGTATTTCAGCCCGATGCGCATCCTCATACTGGAAAATGACGGCGTCTTTGCCCTGGCAAACCTGCGCGGCGGAGGTGAATACGGCGAAGAATGGCATCGTGCCGGGATGCTGGAGAAGAAGCAAAATGTATTTGACGATTTTATAGCTGCAGCCGAGTTCCTGATCGACACCGGATTTACCTCAAAGGACAAACTGGCTATTTCCGGAGGATCAAATGGCGGCTTACTGGTTGGTGCTGCGATGACGCAGCGACCGGATCTTTTTGCAGTGGCATTTCCTGCCGTTGGAGTCCTTGATATGTTGCGTTACCAAAAATTCACCATCGGTCATGCCTGGGCTGTAGAATACGGCTCCAGTGACGATCCGGAACAGTACCAATATTTAAAGGCCTATTCTCCTTTACACAACCTCAAAGACGGCGTGCATTATCCAGCAACCCTGGTGACGACCGGGGATCACGACGACCGTGTGGTACCGGCGCATTCCTTCAAGTTTGCAGCCCGGCTACAAGAGGCACACCAGGGCGAGAACCCGGTACTGATCCGTATCGAAACCGATGCCGGACATGGTGCAGGTAAACCGACCGGTAAAATAATTGAAGAAGGGGCGGATGTATTGTCCTTCTTCTTCTACAATACCAATAGTCCTGTCAAATACCTCAAAGGCTGA
- a CDS encoding insulinase family protein, which yields MKNIRLITIGFGLLLTMACTPKTSQPLQLPAPPPTPAMPQEAMPSTADETPLPKDSTVRQGTLANGMTYFIQHNNKPENHAELRLVVKVGSLQEDPDQLGVAHFVEHMAFNGSEHFSKNELVDYLESVGTRFGADLNAYTSFDETVYMLQVRTDDTVQLSKGLLVLHDWAGGVSFDDEEIDKERGVVVSEWRTGLSAGQRMQQQYLPVLFKNSRYAERLPIGKPEIIETISYDRVRQFYHDWYRPDEMAVVVVGNVDVDDMESRIKQQFSALDNPQPERPREKYSVPMNGQTLVSICSDKEATNTAVQLLYRHPEYNTRTEADFQESLTRSLYNNMLNNRLSELSQKADPPFLFAYSGYSGGLGHVSNYTSYAVVQEGGVEQGLKAVLEENERVLQHGFTETELERSKTEILKAAERLARERDKQESGDLASDLVSYFTDGGPLLSAEQYYRLVKELMPEIPLTDVDALAKKWITKDNRILVVTGPQKEDAPLPTELELLSLVDQVSNAPVDAYVDEVTEAPLFSEDLVPVPIVEKKTDDATGVMEWTLANGIRVFAKPTTYKNDEILMSAYSDGGTSLYDDKKFLQARFASSIINQSGLGAFTEVQLEKLLTGKRVSVVPTIGSQSEGFSGSASPEDLETMFQLIYLYFKDPRKDEEAFASYVSKQKAFIENLDANPNFFFYDQTTRIKYNNHPRTGYPTVEELNSLNLDSIFAIYEDRFSNAGDFTFYFVGNFDPEVLQTMTREYLGNLTNTGRKEHWKDNGIELVNGVINKDWERGAAPKTTVQIVYHGPITWDDASRYRFNSMVDLMRIKLRESMREDKGGVYGVGLSGNISRDPKPEYSLVISFNCDPPRTQELINTASETIRQVAEDGVSEEDLHKVTETQKQTRIKSMEQNRFWLNGIEDCDYYDYPLSKLLLPSLESSIESLTAEDLQQAAATYFNANNRMQFVMNPEKEAN from the coding sequence ATGAAAAATATACGCCTGATTACCATTGGCTTTGGTTTGCTATTAACCATGGCTTGTACTCCTAAAACAAGCCAACCCCTTCAGCTGCCGGCTCCTCCGCCGACACCAGCGATGCCGCAGGAGGCCATGCCTTCCACGGCAGATGAGACTCCCTTACCAAAGGACAGTACGGTCAGGCAAGGTACTCTGGCTAATGGAATGACCTACTTCATCCAGCACAACAACAAACCCGAGAACCATGCTGAATTGCGGCTGGTGGTCAAGGTGGGTTCATTGCAGGAGGATCCGGACCAGCTGGGTGTGGCTCACTTTGTTGAGCATATGGCCTTCAATGGCTCGGAACACTTCAGCAAGAATGAATTGGTGGATTATCTGGAATCCGTGGGCACCCGGTTCGGGGCGGACCTGAATGCTTATACTAGTTTTGACGAGACGGTGTACATGTTACAGGTACGTACGGATGATACGGTTCAGTTGTCGAAAGGCCTGCTGGTCCTGCACGACTGGGCTGGAGGTGTCAGTTTTGATGATGAAGAAATCGACAAAGAGCGCGGTGTGGTGGTCTCGGAATGGCGTACCGGATTAAGCGCCGGTCAGCGTATGCAACAGCAGTATTTGCCTGTACTCTTTAAGAATTCCAGGTATGCGGAACGATTGCCGATCGGAAAGCCGGAAATCATCGAAACCATCTCGTACGACCGGGTACGGCAATTTTACCACGACTGGTACCGGCCGGATGAAATGGCCGTCGTTGTAGTCGGCAATGTGGATGTGGATGATATGGAGTCGCGGATAAAGCAGCAATTCAGTGCCCTTGACAATCCACAACCGGAGCGTCCCCGTGAAAAATATTCTGTCCCGATGAATGGGCAGACCTTGGTCTCCATTTGTTCGGACAAAGAAGCGACGAATACGGCCGTACAGTTGTTATACCGTCATCCGGAATACAACACCCGGACCGAAGCCGATTTTCAGGAGTCGCTGACCCGCAGCCTGTACAATAATATGCTGAATAACCGGCTCTCGGAATTGTCGCAGAAAGCAGACCCGCCTTTCCTGTTTGCCTATTCTGGTTATAGTGGCGGCCTGGGACATGTCTCCAATTATACATCTTATGCTGTCGTACAGGAAGGAGGTGTTGAGCAGGGGTTAAAAGCCGTTTTGGAAGAAAATGAACGGGTATTGCAGCATGGATTTACCGAGACCGAGCTGGAGAGGAGCAAGACCGAGATCCTAAAGGCTGCTGAACGATTGGCCCGGGAGCGTGACAAGCAGGAGTCAGGTGACCTGGCTTCCGATCTGGTCAGCTATTTTACTGATGGAGGTCCATTGCTCAGCGCAGAACAATATTATCGACTGGTAAAAGAATTGATGCCGGAAATACCTTTGACGGATGTGGATGCCCTGGCGAAAAAATGGATCACCAAAGACAACAGAATACTGGTTGTCACCGGTCCGCAGAAAGAAGATGCACCACTACCCACCGAGTTGGAATTGTTATCCTTGGTAGACCAGGTTTCCAATGCTCCTGTTGACGCCTACGTCGATGAAGTGACGGAAGCTCCCTTATTCAGCGAAGATCTGGTGCCGGTGCCGATTGTCGAGAAGAAGACCGATGACGCTACCGGAGTGATGGAGTGGACCCTGGCGAATGGCATTCGTGTTTTTGCCAAGCCTACAACTTATAAAAATGACGAGATCCTGATGAGCGCTTACAGCGACGGAGGGACCTCACTTTATGACGACAAGAAGTTCTTACAGGCGCGCTTTGCATCATCCATCATCAACCAGTCCGGCCTTGGTGCTTTTACCGAGGTTCAGCTGGAAAAACTGTTAACCGGAAAGCGGGTGTCGGTGGTGCCGACCATCGGTTCCCAATCCGAAGGATTTTCGGGCTCCGCTTCACCGGAGGATCTGGAAACGATGTTTCAGCTGATTTACCTCTACTTTAAAGACCCCCGGAAGGATGAAGAGGCTTTCGCTTCGTATGTTTCAAAACAAAAAGCATTTATCGAGAACCTGGATGCCAATCCCAATTTCTTTTTCTACGATCAAACCACCAGGATAAAATACAACAATCATCCACGGACCGGATATCCCACAGTCGAAGAGCTGAACAGCCTGAACCTCGATTCGATCTTTGCTATTTACGAGGACCGCTTTTCCAATGCGGGTGATTTTACTTTTTATTTCGTGGGCAATTTTGATCCTGAAGTATTGCAGACCATGACCAGGGAGTATCTGGGCAACCTGACCAATACCGGTCGTAAGGAGCATTGGAAGGATAATGGCATTGAACTGGTCAACGGGGTCATCAATAAGGATTGGGAACGGGGAGCGGCACCCAAGACCACCGTTCAAATCGTATACCACGGTCCGATAACGTGGGATGATGCTTCACGATACCGTTTCAATTCTATGGTAGATCTGATGCGGATCAAATTGCGTGAGTCGATGCGCGAAGATAAAGGCGGGGTTTATGGAGTAGGGTTGTCTGGTAATATAAGTCGCGATCCGAAGCCTGAATATTCACTGGTTATCTCGTTCAACTGTGACCCTCCGCGCACCCAGGAATTGATCAATACCGCCTCGGAGACCATCCGGCAGGTAGCAGAGGATGGTGTTTCGGAAGAAGACCTGCATAAGGTAACTGAAACACAAAAGCAGACCCGCATAAAGAGCATGGAGCAAAATCGCTTCTGGCTGAATGGTATTGAAGACTGTGACTACTACGATTATCCTTTATCCAAATTACTGTTGCCATCACTGGAATCGAGTATTGAGTCCCTCACTGCTGAGGACCTGCAACAAGCAGCAGCAACCTATTTTAACGCGAATAACCGCATGCAATTCGTGATGAATCCGGAGAAGGAAGCGAATTAA
- a CDS encoding M61 family metallopeptidase, whose protein sequence is MTRSTRQHPIRMLANTFLILGLTTITSCQAQPSIHYTLSFEQASRHQFHVQMHLTGWEEDTLILKMPGWMPGFYQYMHYGAAVDHFEASNGNHLNVTVDHPNENTWRLSKTRGQEITLEYDVSTSRQFVATSYVDSLHSYVIPESAFLYPDGHLNLPSTVTILPQSPQHQVATGLAPQKGSTLSFYAADFDILYDCPILVGDLEELPAFKVRGIDHRFFAYKAGEFDREKLMNGLHKIVEAAVDLFDEIPYGEYTFIGIGPGRGGIEHLNNTSFGFSGDQLRDEAGFLRMFNFLGHEYFHHYNVKRIRPFELGPFDYDKGSKTNLLWVSEGLSVYYEYLTVRRAGLVDEATLLRQFAGNIKATEEDPGLPYQSLAQASYATWQDGPFGGDNSADDRSISYYEKGPVVGLMLDFAIRHTTKNNRSLDDVMRLLYQKYYKAMGRGFTDAEFQQTCEEIAGVSLDDFFENIYTTKPLDYDRYLSYGGLTLSKQPRAVDPASTEYLLTVLPEMDDLQKNIFTDWIRKM, encoded by the coding sequence ATGACTCGTTCTACTAGACAACATCCTATTCGCATGCTGGCTAACACATTTCTGATTCTTGGGTTAACCACGATTACTTCCTGCCAGGCTCAGCCTTCGATCCATTACACCCTGTCTTTTGAACAGGCTTCCAGGCATCAGTTTCATGTGCAGATGCATCTGACCGGATGGGAGGAAGATACCCTAATTCTAAAAATGCCCGGTTGGATGCCTGGTTTTTATCAGTACATGCATTATGGTGCGGCGGTGGACCATTTTGAGGCTTCCAATGGTAACCATCTGAATGTTACCGTAGATCATCCCAATGAAAATACCTGGCGATTATCCAAAACCAGGGGTCAGGAGATCACTCTTGAATACGATGTATCGACCAGCCGCCAGTTTGTAGCCACCAGCTATGTGGATTCACTCCACTCCTATGTAATCCCTGAAAGTGCATTTCTTTATCCGGATGGGCATCTGAACTTGCCTTCAACGGTGACGATCCTGCCCCAATCGCCTCAACATCAGGTTGCCACGGGCCTCGCCCCTCAAAAAGGCTCCACCTTGTCTTTTTACGCAGCCGATTTTGATATCCTGTATGATTGTCCGATCCTGGTGGGCGACCTTGAAGAATTACCGGCTTTTAAAGTACGTGGAATTGATCACCGCTTTTTTGCCTATAAGGCCGGTGAATTTGACCGGGAGAAACTTATGAATGGTTTACATAAAATTGTTGAAGCCGCCGTCGATCTTTTTGATGAAATACCATATGGGGAATACACATTCATAGGCATCGGGCCCGGCCGCGGAGGTATTGAACACCTGAACAACACCTCATTTGGGTTTAGCGGAGATCAACTCAGGGATGAAGCAGGTTTCCTTCGGATGTTTAACTTCCTGGGCCACGAGTATTTCCATCATTACAACGTCAAGCGTATACGGCCTTTTGAGTTGGGTCCCTTTGATTACGACAAAGGGTCCAAGACAAATCTATTATGGGTCAGCGAAGGGCTTAGTGTCTATTACGAATATCTTACGGTACGCCGGGCAGGCCTGGTGGATGAAGCTACCTTGCTGAGACAATTCGCGGGCAATATCAAAGCGACCGAAGAGGATCCCGGTCTTCCCTATCAGTCCCTGGCTCAGGCCAGTTATGCGACCTGGCAGGATGGTCCATTCGGAGGAGATAACAGCGCTGATGACCGGTCTATATCCTATTACGAAAAAGGCCCGGTGGTAGGACTTATGCTGGATTTTGCCATCCGTCATACGACTAAAAACAACAGATCCCTGGATGATGTGATGCGTTTGCTCTACCAAAAATATTATAAGGCAATGGGTCGTGGTTTTACAGATGCTGAATTTCAGCAGACTTGCGAAGAGATTGCCGGAGTTTCGTTGGATGATTTCTTTGAAAACATCTATACCACCAAACCGCTGGATTACGACCGCTATTTATCCTATGGCGGACTGACTTTGAGTAAACAACCCAGAGCAGTTGACCCGGCAAGCACTGAATATTTGCTGACGGTTTTACCTGAAATGGATGACCTTCAGAAAAATATCTTTACTGATTGGATCCGTAAAATGTAG
- the ffh gene encoding signal recognition particle protein, which translates to MFDSLNERLESAFKNLKGEGKLTELNVATSIKEIRRALVGADVNYKIAKEFTDKVKDKALGTENVLQAVKPGELMVKIVMDELVELMGGQSVGINITGSPGIVLIAGLQGSGKTTFSGKLANFLKQKRKKSPLLVAGDVYRPAAINQLSVIGEQIGVPVYKDLESKDPVDIAQRAIEFAKANKHDVVIVDTAGRIAIDEAMMDEIRRIKAAIQPTETLFVVDSMTGQDAVNSAAAFNEVIDYDGVVLTKLDGDTRGGAALSIKYTVGKPIKFVSMGEKMETLDVFYPERMAQRILGMGDIVSFVEKAQEQFDEKEAKRLEAKIRKNKFDFNDFLGQIKQIKKMGDIKSLMNMIPGMSKMTKNLEIDDKAFAKVEAIIFSMTPEERNKPELLNMSRKRRIAKGCGHNIHEINLFIKQFDQMRKMMHQLSKGKGMANMMGNMNQMRR; encoded by the coding sequence ATGTTTGATAGTTTGAATGAAAGGTTGGAGAGTGCCTTTAAGAACCTGAAGGGCGAAGGAAAACTAACTGAACTAAACGTTGCTACATCGATAAAAGAGATCCGTCGAGCCCTGGTCGGCGCAGACGTGAATTATAAGATCGCGAAGGAATTCACCGATAAAGTAAAGGATAAAGCTCTGGGTACAGAGAACGTTCTCCAGGCGGTCAAGCCTGGTGAATTGATGGTGAAGATCGTGATGGATGAACTGGTGGAATTGATGGGAGGCCAGTCGGTCGGCATCAACATCACAGGCAGTCCCGGCATCGTACTGATTGCCGGTCTCCAGGGTTCCGGTAAGACCACCTTCTCTGGTAAACTGGCTAACTTCCTGAAACAAAAGCGCAAGAAATCTCCTTTACTGGTTGCCGGCGACGTCTACCGTCCGGCTGCCATCAATCAACTATCCGTAATCGGAGAGCAGATCGGGGTTCCGGTTTACAAAGATCTGGAAAGCAAAGACCCGGTGGATATCGCTCAGCGTGCCATCGAGTTTGCAAAAGCCAATAAACATGATGTCGTCATCGTCGATACGGCTGGTCGTATCGCCATTGACGAAGCCATGATGGATGAGATCCGCAGGATCAAAGCGGCAATACAGCCTACGGAGACCCTTTTTGTGGTGGATTCCATGACGGGCCAGGATGCCGTTAATTCCGCTGCTGCCTTTAATGAGGTGATCGATTACGATGGTGTCGTCCTGACCAAACTGGATGGTGACACCCGGGGTGGTGCTGCCCTTTCCATTAAGTACACCGTAGGCAAACCCATCAAGTTTGTCAGTATGGGTGAAAAGATGGAAACACTTGACGTCTTCTATCCCGAACGGATGGCTCAGCGTATCCTGGGCATGGGTGATATCGTTTCCTTCGTGGAAAAGGCGCAGGAGCAATTTGATGAAAAAGAGGCCAAACGACTCGAAGCTAAGATCCGCAAGAATAAATTTGATTTCAATGACTTCCTGGGCCAGATCAAGCAGATCAAGAAAATGGGTGACATCAAATCACTCATGAATATGATCCCGGGGATGAGCAAGATGACCAAGAACCTGGAGATCGACGACAAAGCATTCGCCAAAGTGGAGGCCATCATATTTTCGATGACACCGGAGGAACGTAACAAGCCGGAGTTGCTGAATATGAGCCGGAAACGCCGCATTGCCAAAGGTTGTGGTCATAACATCCATGAGATCAACTTGTTTATCAAGCAATTCGATCAGATGCGGAAAATGATGCACCAGCTGAGCAAAGGTAAAGGGATGGCCAATATGATGGGCAACATGAACCAGATGCGCCGCTAG
- a CDS encoding Zn-dependent hydrolase: MRKLTYFFALLILFAHCKPAPEVTEARDENLSDSVKAEIQAKLDQYVTVPLTTDLAQLTDKERQMIPILMDAAMVMDNLFWYESYGGKDKFLEANLEPVAKQFMEINYGPWDRLDDNKPFLPGAGTKPAGANFYPTDMTKEEFEAADIPDKTGLYTFIRRDPEGKLESIPYHDQFNMAVNRAAELLNQAAVLAEDPGFRKYLELRAKAMLNDDYQDSDRAWLDMKNNTLDIVIGPIETYEDQLFGYKAAHEAYVLIKDQTWSKRLSRFAQFLPELQAGLPVPAAYKKEKPGTDTDLNAYDVVYYAGQANSGGKTIAINLPNDEQVQLEKGTRRLQLKNVMRAKFDKILIPLADELIDSDQVSFINFDAFFANTMFHEVAHGLGIKNTIDGKGTVRMALKEHYSALEEGKADVLGLYMVKQLHDKGEIEGDYKSNVVTFMASIFRSIRFGGADAHGRANMVRFNFFKDMGAFERDEATGKYRVNFDKFQQATDALSTKILTLQGDGDYAGVAKFVTEKGIVSPQLQADLDRCAALGIPVDLIFDQGKDVVGL, from the coding sequence ATGCGCAAGCTAACTTATTTCTTCGCCCTGCTGATACTTTTCGCACATTGCAAGCCTGCTCCTGAGGTTACCGAAGCCAGGGATGAAAACCTGAGTGACTCGGTCAAAGCAGAAATTCAAGCCAAGCTGGATCAATACGTCACCGTGCCGCTCACCACGGATCTGGCTCAGCTTACCGACAAGGAGCGTCAGATGATCCCTATTTTAATGGATGCTGCCATGGTGATGGACAATCTGTTCTGGTACGAATCGTACGGTGGGAAAGACAAGTTTCTGGAAGCCAATCTTGAGCCCGTAGCCAAGCAATTTATGGAGATAAATTACGGACCATGGGATCGTCTGGATGACAACAAACCATTCTTACCCGGTGCAGGAACCAAACCTGCCGGAGCAAACTTCTATCCGACGGATATGACCAAGGAGGAGTTCGAAGCTGCAGATATTCCGGATAAGACCGGTTTATATACATTCATTCGCCGGGATCCGGAAGGAAAACTGGAGAGCATACCTTATCACGACCAGTTCAACATGGCTGTGAACCGGGCAGCTGAATTGCTCAACCAGGCCGCTGTACTTGCGGAAGATCCGGGATTCCGGAAGTATCTGGAACTACGTGCAAAAGCCATGCTGAATGACGACTATCAGGATAGTGACCGGGCCTGGCTAGACATGAAAAACAACACGCTGGATATCGTCATTGGCCCCATCGAAACCTATGAAGATCAGCTGTTTGGCTATAAAGCCGCGCATGAAGCCTACGTATTGATAAAAGATCAGACCTGGAGCAAACGTCTTTCAAGATTTGCACAATTCCTGCCTGAACTGCAAGCAGGCCTTCCTGTCCCGGCGGCCTATAAAAAAGAAAAACCAGGTACCGACACCGACCTGAATGCATACGATGTGGTCTATTATGCCGGTCAGGCCAATTCCGGCGGAAAAACCATTGCCATCAATTTGCCAAACGACGAGCAGGTCCAGTTGGAAAAAGGAACACGCCGTCTCCAACTGAAGAATGTCATGCGTGCCAAATTTGATAAGATCCTGATACCCCTGGCCGACGAGTTAATCGATTCGGATCAGGTTTCATTCATCAATTTTGACGCTTTTTTTGCAAACACCATGTTTCATGAGGTTGCGCACGGCCTGGGCATTAAAAACACCATCGACGGAAAAGGAACCGTTCGTATGGCACTTAAGGAACATTATTCGGCCCTGGAAGAAGGCAAAGCGGATGTCCTGGGTTTGTATATGGTCAAACAGCTCCACGACAAGGGTGAAATCGAAGGCGACTACAAAAGCAACGTCGTCACTTTTATGGCCAGCATTTTCCGCTCGATCCGGTTTGGCGGAGCAGACGCACACGGCCGGGCCAATATGGTCCGTTTTAATTTCTTTAAGGACATGGGCGCTTTCGAACGCGACGAAGCTACCGGAAAGTACCGGGTCAATTTTGATAAGTTCCAACAGGCTACTGATGCACTGTCGACAAAAATCCTGACACTGCAAGGTGACGGCGACTATGCCGGAGTGGCTAAATTTGTCACTGAAAAAGGGATAGTCTCACCTCAATTGCAAGCCGATCTTGATCGCTGTGCGGCACTGGGTATACCTGTCGACCTGATCTTTGATCAGGGTAAGGATGTCGTTGGTCTATAA